Proteins encoded together in one Streptomyces sp. TLI_171 window:
- a CDS encoding DUF4184 family protein, with translation MPFTPSHVAAVVPGLRAARRRGALVAAGLVAGSMAPDVPFFAESLVRGVYRYGGLTHRWWAAPTLDVAIGAGLVAGWYGLWRGPVGRAVPGAWVEVAPPERLAGRELALAAGAVAAGAATHLVWDSFTHHGRAGVRAFPVLERTVRGVPLHTVLQYGTSLLGLGVLARYAGPWRTADRRSGAVLAGAALIGAAERVRRGERGFVDEACFGAGAGVAVAAALLRGAGGKSAEHPESP, from the coding sequence ATGCCGTTCACCCCGAGCCATGTCGCCGCCGTCGTCCCCGGGCTGCGCGCCGCCCGGCGCCGGGGCGCGCTGGTCGCCGCCGGGCTGGTCGCCGGGTCGATGGCGCCCGACGTGCCGTTCTTCGCCGAGTCCCTCGTCCGAGGGGTGTACCGGTACGGCGGGTTGACGCACCGTTGGTGGGCCGCGCCGACCCTCGACGTGGCGATCGGGGCCGGGCTGGTGGCCGGCTGGTACGGGCTGTGGCGCGGGCCGGTCGGCCGGGCCGTCCCCGGCGCGTGGGTCGAGGTCGCGCCGCCCGAGCGGCTGGCGGGCCGTGAACTCGCCCTGGCGGCCGGGGCGGTGGCCGCCGGCGCGGCCACCCACCTGGTCTGGGACTCCTTCACCCACCACGGCCGGGCCGGCGTCCGGGCGTTCCCGGTCCTGGAGCGGACGGTGCGCGGCGTGCCGCTGCACACCGTGCTGCAGTACGGCACCTCGCTGCTCGGCCTCGGCGTGCTGGCCCGGTACGCCGGCCCGTGGCGGACGGCCGACCGCAGGAGCGGCGCGGTGCTGGCCGGGGCGGCGCTGATCGGCGCCGCCGAGCGGGTGCGGCGCGGTGAGCGCGGCTTCGTCGACGAGGCGTGCTTCGGCGCCGGCGCGGGCGTGGCCGTCGCGGCGGCCCTGCTGCGAGGGGCGGGCGGAAAGTCCGCAGAGCATCCCGAATCCCCCTGA
- a CDS encoding NUDIX hydrolase gives MIVWVNGAFGAGKTSACRELVGLLPGSLLFEPDTLATVLRATLPPDRVDVPDLRVLPAWRRLVAETAAALAGEIDGAVIVPETLLDQDHRDEIFGSLAGRGLPVHHVVLDPVETILRARIATREDVPGDPEATQRLRQRGREALPGYLAARGWLAGDARMVDNGVLTPRQTAERIADLVRSGAARCPIVRTEGGSGDTVAAAVLLFDDRDRVLLVDPAYKPHWEFPGGVVESGESPTAAAVREVAEELGLRLDPEELRLLAVDWESGLGRGRGGLRLVYDGGRLGPSEVLRLRLPAGELRDWHFATRREAAELLPAGRMRRLAAALEAREAGDLRYLEGGRPAATGAAAGR, from the coding sequence GTGATCGTCTGGGTCAATGGGGCATTCGGGGCGGGCAAGACGAGCGCCTGCCGGGAGTTGGTCGGGCTGCTGCCCGGTAGCCTGCTGTTCGAACCGGACACCCTCGCAACGGTGCTGCGCGCGACCCTGCCGCCCGACCGGGTGGACGTGCCGGACCTGCGCGTCCTGCCCGCCTGGCGGCGGCTGGTCGCCGAGACCGCCGCCGCGCTGGCCGGCGAGATCGACGGGGCGGTGATCGTCCCCGAGACGCTGCTCGACCAGGACCACCGGGACGAGATCTTCGGCTCGCTGGCCGGCCGAGGCCTGCCCGTCCACCACGTGGTGCTCGACCCGGTGGAGACCATCCTGCGGGCCCGGATCGCCACCCGGGAGGACGTCCCCGGCGACCCGGAGGCCACCCAGCGCCTGCGCCAGCGCGGTCGCGAGGCGCTGCCCGGCTACCTGGCCGCCCGCGGCTGGCTGGCCGGCGACGCCCGGATGGTCGACAACGGCGTGCTGACCCCGCGTCAGACCGCCGAGCGGATCGCCGACCTGGTGCGCAGCGGCGCGGCGCGCTGCCCGATCGTGCGCACCGAGGGCGGCAGCGGCGACACCGTGGCCGCCGCCGTGCTGCTGTTCGACGACCGGGACCGGGTGCTGCTGGTCGACCCCGCGTACAAGCCGCACTGGGAGTTCCCCGGCGGCGTGGTGGAGAGCGGGGAGTCGCCGACGGCCGCCGCCGTGCGGGAGGTGGCCGAGGAACTCGGGCTGCGGCTGGACCCCGAGGAGCTGCGGCTGCTCGCGGTCGACTGGGAGTCCGGCCTCGGCCGCGGCCGAGGCGGACTGCGGCTGGTGTACGACGGCGGGCGGCTCGGCCCGTCCGAGGTGCTGCGGCTGCGGCTGCCCGCGGGGGAGCTGCGGGACTGGCACTTCGCCACCCGCCGGGAGGCCGCCGAGCTGCTGCCCGCCGGGCGGATGCGCCGGCTGGCCGCGGCACTGGAGGCCCGCGAGGCGGGCGACCTGCGGTACCTGGAGGGCGGGCGGCCCGCCGCGACCGGCGCCGCCGCCGGGCGCTGA
- a CDS encoding acyl-CoA synthetase, which translates to MGLLTALDGVYGDRADAVVVDGQALSWEELLGAAGAVAERVAGAPGLAVLARPTAETVAAVVGGLLAGVPVVPLPPDSGPVERAHILRDSGATLLAGTGLPADTEGLTALPVRLADRPGAGWRPPAEDGDRTAFVLYTSGTTGAPKGALIPHRAVAAGLDGVADAWQWGADDTLVHGLPLFHVHGLVLGVLGALRTGSRLVHTGRPTPAGYAAAGGSLYFGVPTVWSRIAADADAARALGAARLLVSGSAPLPVPVFEKLRHLTGQAPAERYGMTETLITVATRADGERRPGAVGVPLPGVASRLVGEDGQPAPHDGESVGDLQIQGPTLFDGYLGRPAATAESWTADGWFRTGDVAVIGPDGFHRIVGRASVDLIKSGGYRIGAGEVEAALRDHPGVADAAVVGAPDEDLGQAVVAYVVAQDGAVTERQLIDFVAGRLSGHKRPRRVVLVEDLPRNAMGKVLKKQLLDTEG; encoded by the coding sequence ATGGGACTGCTGACGGCACTTGACGGCGTGTACGGGGACCGCGCGGACGCGGTGGTGGTGGACGGACAGGCGCTGTCCTGGGAGGAACTGCTCGGCGCGGCCGGGGCGGTCGCCGAACGCGTCGCCGGCGCGCCCGGGCTCGCCGTGCTGGCCCGGCCCACCGCCGAGACCGTGGCCGCCGTGGTCGGCGGACTGCTCGCCGGGGTGCCCGTGGTCCCGCTGCCGCCCGACTCCGGACCGGTCGAGCGCGCCCACATCCTGCGCGACAGCGGCGCCACCCTGCTGGCCGGCACCGGACTCCCCGCCGACACCGAGGGCCTGACGGCCCTTCCGGTCCGCCTCGCCGACCGCCCCGGCGCCGGCTGGCGGCCCCCGGCCGAGGACGGCGACCGGACCGCGTTCGTGCTCTACACCTCCGGCACCACCGGCGCGCCCAAGGGCGCGCTGATCCCGCACCGCGCCGTCGCGGCCGGGCTCGACGGCGTCGCCGACGCCTGGCAGTGGGGCGCCGACGACACCCTGGTGCACGGCCTGCCGCTGTTCCACGTGCACGGCCTGGTGCTCGGCGTGCTCGGCGCGCTGCGCACCGGCAGCCGCCTGGTGCACACCGGCCGGCCCACCCCCGCCGGGTACGCGGCCGCGGGCGGCAGCCTGTACTTCGGCGTCCCCACCGTGTGGTCGCGGATCGCCGCGGACGCCGACGCCGCCCGCGCCCTCGGCGCCGCCCGGCTGCTGGTCTCCGGCAGCGCCCCGCTGCCCGTTCCGGTCTTCGAGAAGCTCCGCCACCTCACCGGCCAGGCCCCCGCCGAGCGGTACGGCATGACCGAGACCCTGATCACCGTCGCCACCCGCGCCGACGGCGAACGCCGCCCCGGCGCGGTCGGCGTGCCGCTGCCCGGCGTGGCCAGCCGGCTGGTCGGCGAGGACGGGCAGCCGGCGCCGCACGACGGCGAGAGCGTCGGCGACCTGCAGATCCAGGGCCCCACCCTGTTCGACGGCTACCTCGGCCGCCCCGCGGCCACCGCCGAGTCCTGGACCGCCGACGGCTGGTTCCGCACCGGCGACGTCGCCGTGATCGGTCCCGACGGCTTCCACCGGATCGTCGGCCGGGCCTCGGTCGACCTGATCAAGAGCGGCGGCTACCGGATCGGCGCCGGCGAGGTCGAGGCCGCGCTGCGCGACCACCCCGGAGTCGCCGACGCCGCCGTGGTCGGGGCGCCGGACGAGGACCTCGGACAGGCCGTGGTGGCCTACGTGGTCGCGCAGGACGGCGCGGTGACGGAACGTCAGCTGATCGACTTCGTGGCGGGCCGGCTGTCCGGGCACAAGCGGCCCCGGCGGGTGGTGCTGGTCGAGGACCTGCCGCGCAACGCCATGGGCAAGGTGCTGAAGAAGCAGCTGCTCGACACCGAGGGCTGA
- a CDS encoding S8 family serine peptidase, which produces MGTYPATAGSRRSTVLRAAALLAVGVTALSGASATAQSAGVRLPAAFHLRPASAGHIDAVGRVAPISTSDCVSQIGIHCYSPLQYRAAYNLNPLYQQGITGKGRTIVIVDSFGSPTIQHDLEVFDQQWGIPDTQVEVVKWGDVPVFDPTNADHTGWAGETTLDVEYAHAVAPDAHIVLVETGVAETEGVTGLPEMMDAEKAVMKSHNVDVISQSFGATENTFPGFDKGNFKSIEDLRYAFRFAAAKDVTVLAASGDNGATDAMENGSDLYPYKVNSWPSADPLVTSIGGTELTLDDKGVRTAPDKVWHDDYGAAGGGVSGVFDRPWYQAGVAKVTGNHRGTPDISMSAAVDGAAWTYESYDPTRVGWHLTGGTSEATPIFSGVVALANQLAGHRLGQLNPRLYALAALPSQWSGITDVTAGDNSWDAVTGYQAVKGYDLASGLGTVDANRFVHSVAGR; this is translated from the coding sequence TTGGGCACGTACCCCGCCACCGCGGGTTCCCGACGCTCCACCGTGCTGCGGGCCGCGGCCCTGCTCGCCGTCGGGGTCACCGCCCTGAGCGGCGCGTCGGCGACCGCCCAGTCCGCCGGCGTCCGCCTGCCGGCCGCCTTCCACCTGCGCCCGGCCTCGGCCGGCCACATCGACGCGGTGGGCCGGGTCGCGCCGATATCCACCTCGGACTGCGTGTCGCAGATCGGCATCCACTGCTACTCGCCGCTGCAGTACCGCGCCGCGTACAACCTGAACCCGCTGTACCAGCAGGGCATCACCGGCAAGGGCCGGACGATCGTGATCGTGGACTCCTTCGGCTCGCCGACCATCCAGCACGACCTGGAGGTCTTCGACCAGCAGTGGGGCATCCCGGACACCCAGGTCGAGGTGGTCAAGTGGGGCGACGTCCCCGTCTTCGACCCGACCAACGCGGACCACACGGGCTGGGCGGGCGAGACCACCCTGGACGTGGAGTACGCGCACGCGGTCGCCCCCGACGCGCACATCGTGCTGGTGGAGACCGGCGTCGCCGAGACCGAGGGCGTCACCGGCCTGCCGGAGATGATGGACGCCGAGAAGGCCGTCATGAAGTCCCACAACGTGGACGTGATCTCGCAGAGCTTCGGCGCGACCGAGAACACCTTCCCGGGCTTCGACAAGGGCAACTTCAAGTCCATCGAGGACCTGCGGTACGCCTTCAGGTTCGCCGCCGCCAAGGACGTCACCGTGCTCGCCGCCTCCGGCGACAACGGCGCGACCGACGCGATGGAGAACGGCAGCGACCTGTACCCGTACAAGGTCAACTCCTGGCCGTCCGCGGACCCGCTGGTCACCTCGATCGGCGGCACCGAGCTGACCCTGGACGACAAGGGCGTCCGGACCGCGCCCGACAAGGTCTGGCACGACGACTACGGCGCGGCCGGCGGCGGCGTCTCCGGCGTCTTCGACCGCCCCTGGTACCAGGCGGGCGTGGCGAAGGTGACCGGCAACCACCGCGGCACCCCGGACATCTCGATGAGCGCGGCCGTGGACGGCGCCGCCTGGACGTACGAGTCGTACGACCCGACCCGGGTCGGCTGGCACCTGACCGGCGGCACCAGCGAGGCCACCCCGATCTTCTCCGGCGTGGTCGCCCTCGCCAACCAGCTCGCCGGCCACCGCCTCGGCCAGCTCAACCCGCGCCTGTACGCCCTCGCGGCGCTGCCCTCCCAGTGGAGCGGCATCACCGACGTCACCGCCGGCGACAACTCCTGGGACGCCGTGACCGGCTACCAGGCCGTCAAGGGCTACGACCTGGCGTCCGGCCTCGGCACCGTCGACGCCAACCGCTTCGTCCACTCCGTCGCGGGCCGCTGA
- a CDS encoding electron transfer flavoprotein subunit alpha/FixB family protein, translated as MSEILVLVDHVDGAVRKPALELLTLARRLGTPSAVVLGAGAAAAEIAAKAAEYGAAKVYVADADEFTSQLVVPKVDALTQIAKAADAAAVLVTSSGEGKEVAARTALRLGSGIITDAVDLEAGPAGPVATQSVFAASFQVKSTVTTGAPVITVKPNSTAPEPAPAAGAVENVTVALTGNAAAVTSRTPRVSTGRPELTEAAIVVSGGRGVGAADGFSVVEDLADALGAAVGASRAAVDAGWYPHTNQVGQTGKQVSPQLYVAAGISGAIQHRAGMQTSKTIVAINKDPEAPIFELVDYGVVGDLFTVLPQLTGEVKARKG; from the coding sequence ATGAGTGAGATCCTGGTCCTGGTCGACCACGTCGATGGTGCGGTGCGCAAGCCCGCGCTCGAACTGCTGACCCTGGCCCGCCGGCTGGGCACCCCCTCCGCGGTGGTCCTCGGCGCGGGCGCCGCCGCCGCCGAGATCGCCGCCAAGGCCGCCGAGTACGGCGCCGCCAAGGTCTACGTCGCCGACGCCGACGAGTTCACCTCCCAGCTGGTCGTCCCCAAGGTCGACGCGCTGACCCAGATCGCCAAGGCCGCCGACGCCGCCGCCGTCCTCGTCACCTCCTCCGGCGAGGGCAAGGAGGTCGCCGCCCGCACCGCCCTGCGCCTGGGCTCCGGCATCATCACCGACGCCGTCGACCTCGAAGCCGGCCCCGCCGGCCCCGTCGCCACCCAGTCGGTGTTCGCCGCGTCCTTCCAGGTGAAGTCCACCGTCACCACCGGCGCCCCCGTCATCACCGTCAAGCCCAACAGCACCGCCCCCGAACCCGCCCCCGCCGCCGGCGCCGTGGAGAACGTCACCGTCGCCCTCACCGGCAACGCCGCCGCCGTCACCTCCCGCACCCCCCGCGTCTCCACCGGCCGCCCCGAACTCACCGAAGCCGCCATCGTCGTCTCCGGCGGCCGCGGCGTCGGCGCCGCCGACGGCTTCTCCGTCGTCGAGGACCTCGCCGACGCCCTCGGCGCCGCCGTCGGCGCCTCCCGCGCCGCCGTCGACGCCGGCTGGTACCCCCACACCAACCAGGTCGGCCAGACCGGCAAGCAGGTCTCCCCCCAGCTCTACGTCGCCGCGGGCATCTCCGGCGCCATCCAGCACCGCGCCGGCATGCAGACCTCCAAGACCATCGTCGCCATCAACAAGGACCCCGAAGCCCCCATCTTCGAACTCGTCGACTACGGCGTCGTCGGCGACCTGTTCACCGTCCTCCCCCAGCTCACCGGCGAGGTGAAGGCCCGCAAGGGCTGA
- a CDS encoding electron transfer flavoprotein subunit beta/FixA family protein, with product MSLRIVVCVKYVPDATGDRRFADDATTDREGVDGLLSELDEYGVEQALRIAEANDGAEVTVLTVGPDDAKDALRKALSMGADKAVHVNDDDIHGTDVIGTSAILAAALEKTGFDLVVCGMASTDGTMGVLPALLAERLGVPQATLLSEVAVEGGVVKGRRDGDAASEQVEAALPAVVSVTDQSGEARYPSFKGIMAAKKKPVQALDLDDLGIDADAVGLAGSWTRVEDVTARPARTKGVIVTDEGDGGKQLAAYLAEQKFI from the coding sequence GTGAGCTTGAGGATCGTTGTCTGTGTGAAGTACGTGCCCGACGCGACCGGTGACCGTCGCTTCGCGGACGATGCCACCACTGACCGGGAGGGCGTGGACGGCCTCCTGTCGGAGCTGGACGAGTACGGCGTCGAGCAGGCGCTGCGGATCGCGGAGGCGAACGACGGCGCCGAGGTGACGGTGCTGACGGTGGGTCCGGACGACGCGAAGGACGCGCTGCGCAAGGCGTTGTCGATGGGCGCCGACAAGGCGGTGCACGTCAACGACGACGACATCCACGGCACGGACGTGATCGGTACCTCCGCGATCCTCGCGGCGGCGCTGGAGAAGACCGGTTTCGACCTGGTGGTGTGCGGCATGGCGTCCACCGACGGCACGATGGGCGTGCTGCCCGCGCTGCTGGCGGAGCGCCTGGGGGTGCCGCAGGCGACGCTGCTGTCGGAGGTCGCGGTCGAGGGCGGCGTGGTGAAGGGCCGCCGGGACGGCGACGCGGCGTCCGAGCAGGTCGAGGCGGCGCTGCCGGCGGTGGTGTCGGTGACCGACCAGTCCGGCGAGGCCCGCTACCCGTCGTTCAAGGGCATCATGGCGGCGAAGAAGAAGCCGGTGCAGGCCCTGGACCTGGACGACCTGGGCATCGACGCTGACGCGGTCGGCCTGGCCGGCTCCTGGACCAGGGTCGAGGACGTCACCGCCCGCCCGGCCCGCACCAAGGGCGTCATCGTGACCGACGAGGGCGACGGCGGCAAGCAGCTCGCCGCGTACCTCGCCGAGCAGAAGTTCATCTGA
- a CDS encoding thioredoxin family protein has product MTGLIVCLAVLAAAGAFGVVRKARDGRLRVRGKDDGVRLTGAELGAALGERATLVQFSTSFCQPCRATRRTLAEVAGMVDGVAHVEVDAESQLELVRRLDILRTPTVLVLDASGRVVRRAAGQPRRVDVIAALGEAV; this is encoded by the coding sequence ATGACCGGACTGATCGTGTGCCTGGCGGTGCTGGCTGCGGCCGGCGCCTTCGGCGTGGTGCGGAAGGCGCGGGACGGGAGGCTGCGGGTGCGCGGCAAGGACGACGGGGTGCGGTTGACCGGCGCGGAGCTCGGGGCGGCGCTCGGCGAGCGGGCGACCCTGGTGCAGTTCTCGACCTCGTTCTGCCAGCCGTGCCGGGCCACCCGCCGGACGCTCGCCGAGGTGGCTGGGATGGTCGACGGGGTGGCGCACGTGGAGGTCGACGCGGAGTCGCAGCTGGAGCTGGTGCGGCGGCTGGACATCCTGCGCACGCCGACGGTGCTGGTGCTGGACGCGTCCGGCCGGGTGGTGCGGCGGGCCGCGGGGCAGCCGCGCCGGGTGGACGTGATCGCCGCGCTGGGCGAGGCCGTCTAG
- a CDS encoding DUF4395 domain-containing protein has protein sequence MQIDPRGPRFAAVLTSLVLAAVLITGNGYLLAAQTLVFALGAIGGPTRSPYGWLYRTFVRPRLGPPAELEDARPPRFAQSVGLAFALLGTVGYLLGPAWLGLTATALALAAAFLNAAFDYCLGCELYLLLPRKGTGERRESVA, from the coding sequence GTGCAGATCGACCCGCGCGGCCCCCGTTTCGCCGCCGTCCTCACCTCCCTCGTCCTCGCCGCCGTCCTGATCACGGGCAACGGCTACCTGCTCGCCGCCCAGACCCTGGTCTTCGCCCTCGGTGCGATCGGCGGCCCCACCCGCTCCCCGTACGGCTGGCTCTACCGCACCTTCGTCCGCCCCCGCCTCGGCCCGCCCGCCGAACTCGAGGACGCCCGCCCACCCCGCTTCGCCCAGAGCGTCGGCCTCGCCTTCGCCCTCCTCGGCACCGTCGGTTACCTCCTCGGCCCCGCCTGGCTCGGCCTCACCGCCACCGCACTGGCGCTGGCCGCCGCCTTCCTCAACGCCGCCTTCGACTACTGCCTCGGCTGCGAGCTCTACCTCCTGCTGCCCCGCAAGGGGACCGGCGAGCGACGGGAGTCCGTGGCGTAG
- a CDS encoding 1-acyl-sn-glycerol-3-phosphate acyltransferase — MAEFVYPPVIRTALAAFKALDLRISIVGAEHVPATGGAVLVSNHISYLDFIFAGFGAYRVARRKTRFMAKDDVFKHKVSGPLMRGMKHIPVDRTDGQPAYEAAVQALREGEVVGVFPEATISRSFMLKKFKTGAARMAADSGTPLLPVILWGTQQLWTKGHPKTLTKRHVPVTIMIGEPIHLAPTDKPVMVTRRLRAAMTEMLERAQREYPAKPAGPEDSWWLPAQLGGTAPTPEQAEAADEAEATAKAERRAARDTA, encoded by the coding sequence GTGGCTGAGTTCGTGTACCCGCCGGTGATCCGCACCGCGCTGGCCGCCTTCAAGGCGCTGGACCTGCGGATCTCCATCGTCGGCGCCGAGCACGTGCCCGCCACCGGCGGTGCGGTCCTGGTCAGCAACCACATCAGCTACCTGGACTTCATCTTCGCGGGCTTCGGCGCGTACCGGGTGGCCCGCCGCAAGACCCGTTTCATGGCCAAGGACGACGTGTTCAAGCACAAGGTGTCCGGCCCGCTGATGCGCGGCATGAAGCACATCCCCGTGGACCGCACCGACGGCCAGCCCGCGTACGAGGCCGCCGTGCAGGCGCTGCGCGAGGGCGAGGTGGTCGGCGTGTTCCCGGAGGCGACGATCAGCCGCTCGTTCATGCTGAAGAAGTTCAAGACCGGCGCGGCCCGGATGGCGGCCGACTCCGGCACCCCGTTGCTGCCCGTGATCCTCTGGGGCACCCAGCAGCTGTGGACCAAGGGTCACCCGAAGACCCTGACGAAGCGTCACGTCCCGGTGACCATCATGATCGGCGAGCCGATCCACCTGGCCCCGACCGACAAGCCGGTGATGGTGACCCGCCGCCTGCGCGCCGCGATGACCGAGATGCTGGAGCGGGCGCAGCGCGAGTACCCGGCCAAGCCGGCCGGCCCCGAGGACTCCTGGTGGCTCCCGGCCCAGCTCGGCGGCACCGCGCCCACCCCCGAGCAGGCCGAGGCCGCGGACGAGGCGGAAGCCACCGCCAAGGCGGAGCGCCGCGCCGCCCGCGACACCGCGTGA
- a CDS encoding MarR family winged helix-turn-helix transcriptional regulator, which translates to MDNVVDQNVNQVVDPRNGFELPLLLFAGFRTIIDELHAELARQGHPDARPAYGFAMQAIGLHGATASEIGRRLGVSKQAAGKTVDRLEALGYAERVNDPDDARRKVVRLTARGLDMLARSAAGFDEIRARWAQVLGEQRLRELEDGLAQLVGPSGFRLDAAGWFGS; encoded by the coding sequence ATGGACAACGTGGTTGACCAAAACGTAAACCAGGTTGTCGATCCGCGCAACGGCTTTGAGCTTCCGCTCCTGCTGTTCGCCGGATTCCGCACGATCATCGACGAGTTGCACGCCGAGCTGGCCCGCCAGGGACACCCCGACGCGCGGCCCGCGTACGGCTTCGCGATGCAGGCGATCGGGTTGCACGGCGCGACCGCGAGCGAGATCGGGCGGCGGCTGGGGGTGTCCAAGCAGGCGGCGGGGAAGACCGTCGATCGGCTGGAGGCGCTGGGCTACGCGGAGCGGGTGAACGATCCGGACGACGCCCGGCGCAAAGTGGTTCGGCTGACGGCGCGCGGGCTGGACATGCTGGCCAGGTCGGCCGCCGGGTTCGACGAGATCCGGGCGCGCTGGGCGCAGGTGCTCGGGGAGCAGCGGCTGCGCGAACTCGAGGACGGCCTTGCGCAGTTGGTCGGGCCGTCCGGGTTCCGGCTGGATGCGGCGGGCTGGTTCGGCAGCTGA
- a CDS encoding carboxymuconolactone decarboxylase family protein produces MVNHVVHSRTRSRGLPSRPPRPAHHRPERHRLVSHHHPSAASVSAASSTSTGAHFPDLTPETAPPAARRQLEQVTRHLGYLPSAAARLAHAPQLLDGFLKLTAMFEATELDPVVRETVILTIATRNGCHLCVAMHTAKLTQLAAAPELIDALRAQQPLPDVRLEAVRGFVHSVLDHTGAVPEPDLAAFLAHGFTPQNALEIVLGIGAYTLSTFANRLTDAPVDPQLAPYA; encoded by the coding sequence TTGGTCAACCACGTTGTCCATTCTAGGACGCGCAGCCGGGGACTGCCCTCCCGGCCACCCCGGCCTGCCCACCACCGCCCCGAAAGGCACCGCCTTGTCTCCCACCACCACCCCTCCGCGGCCTCCGTCTCCGCCGCCTCCTCCACTTCCACCGGCGCACACTTCCCCGACCTCACCCCCGAGACCGCCCCGCCGGCCGCCCGCCGCCAGCTCGAACAGGTCACCCGTCACCTCGGCTACCTCCCCAGCGCTGCCGCCCGCCTCGCCCACGCACCCCAACTCCTGGACGGCTTCCTGAAGTTGACCGCCATGTTCGAGGCCACCGAGCTCGATCCGGTGGTCCGTGAAACCGTCATCCTCACCATCGCCACCCGCAACGGCTGCCACCTCTGCGTCGCCATGCACACCGCCAAGCTCACCCAGCTCGCCGCCGCACCCGAGCTGATCGACGCGCTGCGCGCCCAACAGCCCCTCCCCGACGTCCGGTTGGAGGCCGTCCGAGGCTTCGTCCACTCCGTCCTCGACCACACCGGCGCCGTCCCCGAGCCCGACCTCGCCGCCTTCCTCGCCCACGGCTTCACCCCGCAGAACGCACTGGAGATCGTCCTCGGCATCGGCGCCTACACCCTCTCCACGTTCGCCAACCGGCTCACCGACGCCCCCGTCGACCCCCAACTCGCCCCCTACGCCTGA
- a CDS encoding SCO4402 family protein, with amino-acid sequence MTDRGIALPALRHQLVTAVLTLAAPGPQDAACDAFDPATVLATLFTEACDAADPLPWLGHTLRTDEEAALTADLGAAVRTLLATLPDDPCPADHLDSPAWPTVTTTAAQLARILVRNDHLAQVEPAR; translated from the coding sequence GTGACCGACCGCGGCATCGCTCTCCCCGCCCTGCGCCACCAACTGGTGACCGCGGTCCTCACCTTGGCCGCACCCGGCCCCCAGGACGCCGCCTGCGACGCCTTCGACCCCGCGACGGTCCTCGCCACCCTCTTCACGGAAGCCTGCGACGCCGCCGATCCGCTCCCCTGGCTCGGCCACACCCTCCGCACCGATGAGGAAGCCGCCCTGACCGCCGACCTGGGCGCCGCCGTCCGCACCCTGCTGGCCACCCTCCCCGACGACCCCTGCCCGGCTGACCACCTGGACTCCCCGGCCTGGCCCACCGTCACCACCACAGCCGCCCAACTCGCCCGCATCCTGGTCCGCAACGACCACCTGGCCCAGGTCGAACCCGCCCGCTGA
- a CDS encoding VOC family protein: MLLGLRTVIYPVADLAAAKAWWSGVLGVEPYFDEPFYVGFNVGGYELALLPDGDPAAGPVTYWGVRDVDAAVERFVAAGATVREAVQEVGGGIRVATVVEPAGAAVGLIENPVFVLPEKLPGEGDGPGR; the protein is encoded by the coding sequence ATGCTGCTCGGACTTCGGACAGTGATCTATCCCGTGGCTGATCTGGCTGCTGCGAAGGCGTGGTGGTCCGGAGTGCTCGGGGTGGAGCCGTACTTCGACGAGCCGTTCTATGTCGGATTCAACGTCGGGGGGTACGAGTTGGCGCTGCTGCCGGACGGCGATCCGGCGGCCGGCCCGGTGACGTACTGGGGGGTGCGGGACGTCGATGCGGCAGTGGAGCGGTTCGTTGCGGCGGGCGCGACGGTGCGGGAGGCGGTCCAGGAGGTCGGTGGGGGGATCCGGGTCGCCACGGTGGTGGAGCCGGCGGGGGCGGCGGTCGGGTTGATCGAGAACCCGGTGTTCGTGTTGCCCGAGAAGCTGCCGGGGGAGGGCGACGGCCCGGGGCGGTGA